TAATTAAACAGTAAGATTaaaatgctttatttttttcagaattgGTTACGCTGTATATTTGCTTCTAAATATTGTGAAGCAGATGGAACAACCAagtattaaagtattttatgaTATAGCTTGTCGTCTAAATGCCCATTTAGTAAGagtttttggtttgttttgttggaatgacagtaacatatattttattctcagGGAAGAGTAAATACAGATGCAACTAGATTGTTGAGTCATATTGATTTTGCTGTTCCGGTATTCCATGGTTATGGACATAACATGGTTTGTCAGGTATTTCACAACAAATGGAAAATTAATatgaacataatatttattataacattactTAATAGGCATCTTACAGTCCAAGGCGTAAAAATGGATTTGGTTTAACGGAGGGGGAAACGGTGGAACGACTTTGGTCATACttaagaaaatgtaaaaacataacaaaggAAATGAAACCTGAACACAGAACTGACATGCTTACGGATGCTTTAATACATTATGGATTGAAGCTTAATTTAAAAGCTTTATTATTATACCTCACGGTGTCGTATGTAGTATTACAGTTTTCTTTACAGGTACTACTTTAAcccaaaaactaaaaaaaggcTCAGGCTGTTTATTCCTATTCAAAGTTAGAATTGGACAACATGATTTCATCGCATCCAGGTTTTAAATACGTTAATTGGTATTATTCCTTCACTGTTTAATGCTTTGTTCTTATAAAGGTAATATAAGCCAATGTGATATACAAGATATTGTGGATAGAGAAGAATTTCGGGCCAATCCGGTTACATCAAATATGTTAACAAATTTTGAGGACTGTGTTTTCAAAATGAATGAACTTAAGGAATTAAAGtaatctttgtttaatgttaatatttttaaaatataaattatgttgcTTGATTAACAGAAAACAACTAAGTTTCCTTGAAAAAGAGTCTtcaaaagaaaatgaaatgttaaaaattgcaGCGAAAATTACAAGGTAATAGATATTCTACATTGTAAACCTTTGAGATGTCATTTTATCATCATTCAGGTTGGAACGACAAATTGCcatactaaaacaaaaatcggATATACCATTTGAGGAAACTGATGTTCTAATATCTGCTACAGAGAAAAAGCGCtgcaactttatttttaaactaaatgcCCAAAACACTGAGCGACTATTTTTGTGCAGTCTAGTTAAAAAGTATCCATGTAAGTACAATATTTTTCCTTTAATGAAagtacaatttaaacaaatattaaattactttaGCTGGACAAGCTGTTTCAAATCGGgtcctaaaaaatataaagcgAGTGGTTAACTTGATGAAGAAGATTATTGCACAGTATAACGAAATGAAAAGTATTCCGTCATTAAAAAGCCCAGATTCTTTATCTTCTGAAcaagtatttaaacaaacgTCTGATATTTGGTCTTCATGCCAACCACCCCAAATGACCTCCAATCACAAAATGGTACAATCCTATCTGATGGTTCAGCGAGCAAATGAAGAAATTGATATGGTAAAGAGGGATATGTCAAGCTGCCTTGCATACTATCAAAGTCTGGTAACAATACTTGAGGAAAAACAGAAAATCccaaattataaacatttagTGCCATATTTAAGATGTCAACAGTGGCGAATGGAACTTGATCTGAAAAAAACTCTACCATAGCTTTGAACCAATCACTGGGCGGTTAATTACAACTCCAGTGTTGGATGACTTAAATTTTGAAGATATTTGTGAAGATGAACTAGAAGAAGAAATGCAAGAAAACCAATTggacaaagaaaatttattagAAAGACTACACGAGTCCAGCGATGACAGTGGCAGTGATGATGACTAAGTAAACGTggcaataaattttatgttataatttatatttttttaataaattataccCTGGTGAAAGTATTGACGAAATGACAATCGAAGTTCTGTATAATTGTACATGGCAATCGaaagttatgtttaaaaataatcggGGTCTAGTGAATggtggttttatttattagtgCGTCATCTGGCGGTTgcgtaaaaaaataatacttcCGCACGGGGTGCGCAGTGTTTcacatgtataatataaacacgGTTTCGTTCTTTATAGCAAACGTGCTATTCTTTCAGTTATCGCCTTTGCGGAACGTTCACCGCTTCTTCTATTTGATCGTTGTCGAGAATTTGtcgttttaacattaaaaagcGTAGGGCAAAACATAACTTGTTGTAAGTCCGGCAGTTATTTACGTCGTCCATTATTCATTTCATTAACGTCTTCCGTCCTGTTGTCCCATTTCCCAGAGTCGGCGTCATAGCGCGGATATGTCCCGCTACGATTCCCACGAACCCATTAACTTTCTCAGACGGCCCTAATTTACCGTGTCTCCCATTCCCGCTATAAGTCGTGACGCTTTTCCCTTTCACTCATTCTAAACTAAACGAAGAAATAGCTTTCGGACGCAAGTATTATTCGAACCGGTTTGCGTTCCGAAATAGTCGTAACCTCTAGTTTACGATTGTTATTTTAAGTGACAAGATAACATTCGCCGACGTATCGTGCCAATGTCAAAGGAAAGATTCCCGGAGATAAATACTTTTGactctggtttaaataaaataagtgtGCTGCTGAAGATTTTATCAGAACTCGTGTGTGATCACGTATGTTTTTGCTATATGCAACTATTATTGCAACCAAGGATTTGATTCCGCCTCATTATTTACGCGTAGAAAGTATTTCCTGTGGCCCGTAGGAAACTCAGAACAAGCTAGTGACGTCGGAGAACTGCCAAGGTCCCTCGAACAGTCAGTTATCTATACTGATATGATCCGACTTAATTTGTTCTTGTATGAAGTAGCGCCATTTAGTGGTACTTTAGTGTATTATTTCATATTCCTCGAGTCCTTGCAGATTTAACTAGGTGGCTCATAATTTCATTGTGCATGCCGGCGTGCGTGTCACAAATGAATTTCGTTAACATTCTTTCTATTGTGCGACT
The sequence above is a segment of the Ciona intestinalis unplaced genomic scaffold, KH HT000388.1, whole genome shotgun sequence genome. Coding sequences within it:
- the LOC108950610 gene encoding uncharacterized protein LOC108950610 isoform X2, which translates into the protein MISSHPGNISQCDIQDIVDREEFRANPVTSNMLTNFEDCVFKMNELKELKKQLSFLEKESSKENEMLKIAAKITRLERQIAILKQKSDIPFEETDVLISATEKKRCNFIFKLNAQNTERLFLCSLVKKYPSGQAVSNRVLKNIKRVVNLMKKIIAQYNEMKSIPSLKSPDSLSSEQVFKQTSDIWSSCQPPQMTSNHKMVQSYLMVQRANEEIDMVKRDMSSCLAYYQSLVTILEEKQKIPNYKHLVPYLRCQQWRMELDLKKTLP
- the LOC108950610 gene encoding uncharacterized protein LOC108950610 isoform X1 produces the protein MLCSYKGNISQCDIQDIVDREEFRANPVTSNMLTNFEDCVFKMNELKELKKQLSFLEKESSKENEMLKIAAKITRLERQIAILKQKSDIPFEETDVLISATEKKRCNFIFKLNAQNTERLFLCSLVKKYPSGQAVSNRVLKNIKRVVNLMKKIIAQYNEMKSIPSLKSPDSLSSEQVFKQTSDIWSSCQPPQMTSNHKMVQSYLMVQRANEEIDMVKRDMSSCLAYYQSLVTILEEKQKIPNYKHLVPYLRCQQWRMELDLKKTLP